In the genome of Drosophila pseudoobscura strain MV-25-SWS-2005 chromosome 3, UCI_Dpse_MV25, whole genome shotgun sequence, one region contains:
- the LOC4805135 gene encoding sodium-dependent nutrient amino acid transporter 1, translating into MESRNNNNNNNNGFVNQSFVGSLNASTISIPGAYKSKDLTNGSMPDPVAPAAGAGAGAADNQPEAEAGGGQQGKQRASWNNDIEFLMSCIALSVGLGNVWRFPFTALENGGGAFVIPYLIVLILVGKPVYYMEMLLGQFSSRGSVKVYDFSPIMRGIGYGQVLATGIVTTYYATLMALTLRYFVDSFYPTLPWSYCRPEWGANCLDSGPQEASLTHAAQDAVRTTSAEFYFTNIILREKASIDDGIGYPSWSLALALAIAWVIIAGIMFKGVKSSGKASYFLALFPYVVMLILLVRALTLPGAFDGVLYFLRPQWHKLLEAQVWYAAVTQVFFSLAICFGNIIMYSSYNRFGQNIYRDANIVTTLDTFTSLLSGVIIFGILGNLAYENNTTDIASVVNGGPGLAFISYPDAIAKFKVLPQLFSVLFFLMLFVLGIGSNVGMASCLTTVIKDQFGHIKNWMIVVAIAVIGYLLGLLYITPGGQFVLNLLDFYGATFVALVLAIFELVAIGWIYGVKRLCRDVQFMLGIKTSLYYRLCWGVITPLLMFTILIYTLVQYEPLKYKDYTYQSGVYVFGWCLSAFGVGQVLFWAIPAVRRQPPNLSLWARIRKAFEPLPNWGPADPGTLKRYQLYVQEGQASAMFQRSSIWHKIYDNIFG; encoded by the exons ATGGagagcagaaacaacaacaacaacaataataatggcTTCGTCAACCAGTCATTCGTTGGCTCACTGAATGCCTCGACCATATCTATACCTGGGGCGTACAAATCGAAAGATCTCACAAATGGCAGCATGCCAGATCCAGTTGCGCcagcggcaggagcaggagcaggagctgcagacAACCAGCCCGAGGCGGAAGCGGGTGGGGGCCAGCAGGGGAAACAGCGCGCCAGCTGGAACAATGATATTGAGTTCCTCATGTCCTGCATAGCCCTGAGCGTAGGCCTGGGCAACGTGTGGCGCTTCCCTTTCACTGCCCTGGAGAACGGCGGTGGCGCTTTTGTGATTCCGTATCTGATTGTGCTCATATTGGTGGGCAAGCCAGTTTACTATATGGAGATGCTGCTGGGACAGTTCTCCAGTCGCGGCAGCGTTAAAGTGTACGACTTTTCACCGATTATGAGAG GCATAGGGTACGGACAGGTGCTGGCCACGGGGATTGTGACCACCTACTATGCCACACTAATGGCTCTCACGCTGCGCTACTTTGTGGACTCGTTTTACCCCACGCTGCCATGGAGCTATTGCCGGCCAGAATGGGGTGCGAATTGTCTGGACTCGGGCCCGCAGGAAGCGAGCCTCACCCACGCGGCTCAGGACGCTGTTCGGACCACCTCTGCGGAGTTTTATTTTAC GAATATCATTCTGCGCGAAAAGGCGAGCATCGATGACGGCATTGGCTATCCCAGCTGGAgcctggctttggctctggccatTGCCTGGGTGATTATAGCCGGCATCATGTTCAAGGGTGTGAAGAGCTCCGGCAAAGCCTCCTATTTCCTCGCACTCTTTCCCTACGTGGTGATGCTCATATTGCTGGTGCGCGCCCTCACCCTGCCAGGCGCCTTCGACGGAGTGCTGTACTTCCTGCGGCCGCAGTGGCACAAGCTCCTCGAGGCCCAGGTGTGGTACGCAGCCGTCACGCAGGTCTTCTTCTCTCTGGCCATTTGCTTTGGCAACATTATTATGTATTCCTCGTACAATCGCTTCGGCCAAAACATTTACAG GGACGCCAACATTGTCACCACCTTGGACACCTTCACGTCGCTGCTGTCGGGTGTCATTATCTTTGGGATCCTTGGCAACCTGGCCTACGAGAACAACACGACAGACATTGCGAGCGTGGTGAATGGGGGGCCGGGGCTGGCCTTCATCTCGTACCCCGATGCGATAGCCAAGTTCAAGGTGCTGCCTCAGCTCTTCTCGGTGCTGTTCTTCCTCATGCTCTTTGTGCTCGGCATCGGCAGCAATGTGGGGATGGCCTCCTGTCTCACGACGGTGATCAAGGATCAGTTTGGCCACATCAAGAACTGGATGATTGTGGTGGCCATTGCCGTAATTGGCTATCTGCTGGGTCTGCTCTACATCACACCCGGCGGACAGTTCGTCCTCAACCTGTTGGACTTCTATGGTGCCACGTTCGTGGCTCTGGTGCTGGCCATCTTCGAGCTGGTCGCCATCGGCTGGATCTACGGAGTGAAGCGGCTCTGCCGCGATGTGCAGTTCATGCTGGGCATCAAGACCTCCTTGTACTACCGCCTCTGCTGGGGAGTCATCACGCCGCTCTTAATGTTTACCATTCTCATCTACACGCTGGTTCAATACGAGCCCCTAAAGTACAAGGATTACACCTATCAATCCGGTGTTTACG TCTTTGGCTGGTGCCTGAGCGCCTTCGGCGTGGGCCAAGTGCTGTTTTGGGCCATACCCGCTGTTCGGCGGCAACCGCCTAATCTCAGCCTCTGGGCCCGCATCCGCAAAGCCTTTGAGCCACTGCCCAACTGGGGACCCGCCGACCCGGGCACCCTCAAGCGGTACCAACTGTACGTACAGGAGGGCCAGGCCAGCGCCATGTTCCAGCGCAGCAGTATCTGGCACAAAATCTATGACAATATCTTCGGTTAG